DNA from Amycolatopsis sp. DSM 110486:
GAGCTCCCTGCTGGACACCGGCACCGCCGACTTCCACGGCGTTCCGGCTCACGGTCGCGCCGATCCTGCCCGTCACCGTGCCCGGCGCGCAACCGCGCGTACCGGTCCTCGTCGCCGCGATGGGGCCGGAAGCGCTGCGGGTCACCGGCGAACTGGCCGACGGCACGCTCCCCTACCTGGCCGCGCCACGCGTGCTCGGCGAGCACATCGTCCCCGCCATCACCAAGGCGGCCGATGAAGCCGGCCGCCCCGCACCGCGGATCGTCGCCTTCGTGGCCGGCACGGTGACCGGCGAACGCCGAGGAAGTCCGGGCGAAAGCGTTGCGGGACATGGCTTTCTACGATCAGGTCCCCTCCTACCAGCGGGTGGTGTCGCTGGCCGGCGCGCGGCACGCGGGTGAGCTCGCCGTCATCGGGGACGAATCCGCCGCCGCTGCGGTGCGCCGGTACTTCGACGCCGGGGCAACCGCAGTGGTGTTCACGCAGACCGATCTCGGCGGTCCCGAAGACCAGTCCCGGACCTTCGAAGTCCTCGGCGGCCTGGCCTGACCGCGGATGCCACTGCGGACAGTCACTCCGGCGCGGAGTAGTCCTGCACGATCCGCCGGAACGTCTCGCGCTCACGGCGTGACAGCGGCACGCTCGGCACATCGGCCGCCGCCGGGCGGGGCGCGGGCACGACGAATCCGAAGTCGAGCGGCGCGGACGGGGGTGCGAGCACCCAGCCGCAGCCGGTGACCGCTCGTGCCACTGCCCGGATCGCTCGCTTCATCGTCATCAGCCTCCCGCACCAGACCGGCCCTTCATTCTCGTCGCGGACGCGGCCGTGTCCAGCCCCGTCCACCCGGCGGGAGAACAAAACCGCCCACGGACGCGCCGCGTGGCTGGTCGGCGCGACCGCCCTGCCCGAGGCGCTGGCGACCGTCGGCCGGCCGCCGCTCGGGTCCGACGCGCTGAGGCGGGAAGTGACCGATGTCGTCGAGGTCGTCCGGCGGCTGTGGGACTCGTGGGAGGACGACGCGGTCATCAAGGACGTCGCGACCGGCCGCTACCTCGATCCCGGCAAAGTGCACCAAGTCGACTTCGACGGCGAGACCTTCTCGGTCAAAGGACCGCTGATCACCCCGCGCCCGCCCCAGGGCAGTCTCGTCGTGCTCGCACCCGACACCCTCGCCGACGCGGCCCGCCCCGATGCCGAGCGGTTACGGCGGCCGCCTTCATGAGCGGGGTTCGCCCGCCCGCCTGGTTGCTGGGGTGTGGGGTGCGGGCGTGTTCCGGACGGCGGGCGGTCCGGTTCGAGACGAAAGCCACCAGGCAGTTCGCGCGAGGAGATCGCGGGTGGCGAGAAGACCCTTCGCGTCCCGTCAGCCGGGGAGTGTGGCGGCGGTGACGACCGTGATCCGCGCGGATCCTCGGCGCAGCACCAGCCATCCGTCGGCCGCGCGCTCGATGTCGTAGCCCTCGGCGAGGTAGGAGTCCAGCTCGCGGGCCAGCTCGTTCCCGTCGGCGACGCGGTGGACCGGCTGGTACGCGTGCGCAGCCATGTGTTCTCCTCCACTGTGGACTTCCTGCTCCCGGGTACGAAGTGGACAGCAGCTCACCCGAGGTCGAACCGGAGCACCCCCGGAGTGGTGGGCCGGGGTGATCCCGTCGCGGGTTCGGTGGTGACGGCGATGTGGTCGACGTCGGCGGGCAGTGCGCTGACCAGCGCGCCGGCGTCCGGGCGGAGCAGGCCGGCCGACTGCGGGCCGCGCGGGCCGATCAGCCAGACCTGGTAGGCGTGC
Protein-coding regions in this window:
- a CDS encoding LLM class flavin-dependent oxidoreductase, which translates into the protein MTARATARIARFIVISLPHQTGPSFSSRTRPCPAPSTRRENKTAHGRAAWLVGATALPEALATVGRPPLGSDALRREVTDVVEVVRRLWDSWEDDAVIKDVATGRYLDPGKVHQVDFDGETFSVKGPLITPRPPQGSLVVLAPDTLADAARPDAERLRRPPS